The proteins below are encoded in one region of Halalkalicoccus jeotgali B3:
- a CDS encoding cupin domain-containing protein, which produces MLIEGRLDFLVDDERVELEPYDTLVTPQKSPHLVRALDGETATLLAFWPFREDRFEGTTYQREFPGLYSRFTGGVTPRGARRSSRVRRPTAPRRRGLSP; this is translated from the coding sequence ATGCTCATCGAGGGGCGTCTCGACTTCCTCGTCGACGACGAGCGAGTCGAACTCGAACCGTACGACACGCTGGTGACCCCCCAGAAATCACCACACCTCGTGCGGGCGCTCGACGGAGAAACGGCGACCCTGTTGGCGTTCTGGCCCTTTCGAGAGGACCGGTTCGAGGGAACGACCTACCAACGCGAGTTCCCCGGGCTCTACTCGCGCTTTACGGGAGGTGTTACACCGCGAGGTGCGAGGCGATCGTCTCGCGTTCGACGGCCGACAGCTCCTCGACGACGCGGCCTTTCTCCATGA
- the urtB gene encoding urea ABC transporter, permease protein UrtB — MIYDTLNLLFQFLDSFAFIVLATVGLAVIFGMMGIINLAHGEFILVGAYGTTLSYGAGLPLALAMGVGVLATTVFGLVLERTVMRRLYHRPLDSMVATWGLSLLSIQLARIVFGNTLSQVGTPLGSISYGAFSYSAYRVALAGIAVAVLGGLYWLFMYTEFGTQARATMEDEPTARSMGIDTDRIYLGTFGLGSALAGLTGALYAPTITMTPELGASFLVEAFVTVVVGGSSVLVGTSLAGGFLGVVNATFTNLAGTFIGQVAMLLAAILAIRLLPEGITGLIDSWRAKRAEGGQ, encoded by the coding sequence ATGATATACGACACGCTCAACCTGTTGTTCCAGTTCCTGGATAGCTTCGCCTTCATCGTGCTCGCGACCGTCGGCTTGGCGGTCATCTTCGGCATGATGGGCATCATCAACCTCGCACACGGCGAGTTCATCCTCGTCGGGGCCTATGGGACGACCCTCTCGTATGGGGCGGGCCTCCCGCTCGCACTAGCGATGGGCGTCGGCGTCCTCGCGACCACCGTCTTCGGGCTCGTCCTCGAACGAACGGTGATGAGACGGCTCTATCACCGGCCGCTGGACTCGATGGTCGCCACGTGGGGCCTGAGCCTCCTCTCGATCCAGCTCGCACGGATCGTCTTCGGCAACACGCTGTCCCAAGTCGGGACGCCGCTGGGAAGCATCTCATATGGAGCGTTCTCGTACTCGGCCTACCGGGTCGCCCTCGCGGGCATCGCCGTCGCGGTCCTCGGTGGACTGTACTGGCTGTTCATGTACACCGAGTTCGGAACACAAGCCCGCGCGACGATGGAGGACGAACCCACGGCACGGAGCATGGGCATCGATACCGACCGGATCTATCTCGGAACCTTCGGCCTGGGCTCGGCGCTCGCCGGACTGACGGGGGCGCTGTACGCCCCGACGATCACGATGACGCCCGAACTCGGCGCGTCCTTTCTCGTCGAGGCGTTCGTCACCGTCGTCGTCGGCGGTTCCTCGGTGCTCGTGGGCACCTCGCTTGCAGGTGGTTTCCTCGGAGTGGTGAACGCCACCTTCACCAACCTCGCAGGCACGTTCATCGGCCAAGTCGCGATGCTGCTCGCGGCGATCCTCGCGATCCGCCTGCTCCCGGAGGGTATCACCGGCCTGATCGACTCGTGGCGTGCGAAGCGCGCGGAGGGCGGCCAATGA
- a CDS encoding ABC transporter ATP-binding protein, translating into MLAIEDVHASYDSTPVLRGVDLTVGEGEVVGVVGKNGAGKTTLMKTVIGLLEPDSGTIRFGDRDVTDDPADARARGGMGYIPQGRDVFPSLTVAENLRMGESINGDGEPRYDAVYDYFPILGERREQKAGTMSGGQQQMLAVGRALVGDPDLLLLDEPSEGVQPSIVTEMSGTIGRISDELGTTVLFVEQNLSVIDALAQRCYVMEKGRVVEELSAVERETIASHLAV; encoded by the coding sequence ATGCTCGCGATCGAGGACGTACACGCCTCCTACGACTCGACGCCCGTCCTCCGCGGGGTCGATCTCACGGTCGGCGAGGGCGAGGTCGTCGGCGTCGTCGGGAAGAACGGCGCGGGAAAGACCACGCTGATGAAGACTGTCATCGGACTCCTCGAACCCGACTCCGGGACGATCCGCTTCGGCGACCGGGACGTGACGGACGACCCTGCCGACGCCCGCGCCCGCGGCGGGATGGGCTATATCCCCCAGGGCCGGGACGTCTTTCCCTCCCTGACCGTTGCGGAGAACCTGCGGATGGGCGAGTCGATCAACGGGGACGGCGAGCCGCGTTATGACGCGGTCTACGACTACTTCCCGATCCTCGGAGAGCGCCGGGAGCAGAAAGCCGGGACGATGAGCGGCGGCCAACAGCAGATGCTCGCGGTCGGCCGGGCGCTCGTAGGCGACCCCGACCTCCTCCTATTGGACGAACCCTCGGAGGGTGTCCAGCCCTCGATCGTTACGGAGATGAGCGGGACGATCGGGCGGATCAGCGACGAACTGGGCACCACCGTGCTGTTCGTCGAGCAGAACCTCTCGGTGATCGACGCGCTCGCACAGCGGTGTTACGTCATGGAGAAAGGCCGCGTCGTCGAGGAGCTGTCGGCCGTCGAACGCGAGACGATCGCCTCGCACCTCGCGGTGTAA
- a CDS encoding DUF3100 domain-containing protein gives MSEESENSRWDPIRLTGRWGIHARTHLTVLAIVIVAELIGTIEYPVGPGTLVLLPMLYAVVIGIAVSYRVLGQYSGRLKRIVSREVSVISSPLLIVALMPLGVKYGTLVGPSFDALIDAGPAFLLQELGNLGTIFIALPIALLLGLKREAIGSAVSIAREPTLGIVTDKYGIESPEGRGVLGTYLTGTVLGTIFFGLLGGFATATGLHPLALAMACGMGSASMMTACSASLAEAVPGTAVTSDQILSFAATSNLLTGVTGLYVVLFVGLPLINALYGLLAPRLVDGADTAAGTGSDGGEE, from the coding sequence ATGAGTGAGGAATCCGAAAACAGTCGCTGGGATCCGATCCGGCTCACGGGCCGGTGGGGGATCCACGCACGGACACATCTGACGGTGCTGGCGATCGTGATCGTCGCGGAACTGATCGGGACGATCGAGTATCCGGTGGGACCTGGGACGCTCGTCTTGCTCCCGATGCTGTATGCGGTCGTCATCGGTATCGCGGTGAGCTATCGCGTGCTCGGACAGTACAGCGGACGGCTCAAGCGGATCGTCTCGCGGGAGGTCAGCGTGATCAGCTCCCCGCTATTGATCGTCGCCCTCATGCCGCTCGGAGTCAAGTACGGGACGCTGGTCGGCCCCTCCTTTGATGCGTTGATCGACGCTGGCCCGGCCTTTCTCCTCCAGGAACTCGGGAACCTCGGGACGATCTTCATCGCGCTTCCGATCGCGCTCTTGCTCGGGCTGAAACGCGAGGCGATCGGGAGTGCAGTCAGTATCGCCCGCGAGCCCACCCTCGGGATCGTCACGGACAAGTACGGGATCGAATCGCCCGAAGGACGGGGCGTGCTGGGGACCTATCTCACCGGAACGGTCCTCGGGACGATCTTCTTCGGCCTGCTCGGCGGGTTCGCGACGGCCACCGGTCTGCACCCGCTCGCGCTCGCGATGGCGTGTGGGATGGGTAGTGCCAGCATGATGACCGCCTGTTCGGCGTCGCTTGCAGAGGCCGTTCCGGGGACGGCGGTAACGAGCGATCAGATCCTCTCGTTTGCGGCGACGAGCAACCTCCTGACCGGGGTGACAGGGCTCTACGTCGTGCTGTTCGTCGGCTTGCCCCTGATCAACGCGCTCTACGGCCTCCTCGCGCCGCGGCTGGTCGACGGGGCCGATACCGCAGCGGGGACCGGCTCCGACGGAGGTGAGGAGTGA
- a CDS encoding ABC transporter ATP-binding protein encodes MAAGPEPLLATDGLRKEFGGLTATDDVSLTVSPGERRCLIGPNGAGKSTLLSLLTGQLDPTAGSIRFAGEEIDGLAPHERVDRGLSVKFQVPSVYGAFSTRENLRLALQRRRSGDGLEEAIDESLARFDLVEEAEMDASALSHGQKQRLEIAIASALDPSLLLLDEPVAGLSVEETDRIVELLIDLNESRGIALLVIEHDMAFVRALAERVTVLHQGAILTEGEMESVANDPTVREVYLGEEV; translated from the coding sequence ATGGCCGCCGGACCCGAACCCCTGCTCGCGACCGACGGGCTCCGAAAGGAGTTCGGCGGACTCACGGCGACCGACGACGTTTCGCTCACCGTCTCGCCCGGCGAGCGGCGGTGTCTGATCGGACCCAACGGCGCGGGCAAGTCGACGCTGCTGTCGTTGCTCACCGGCCAACTCGACCCGACGGCGGGTTCGATCCGTTTTGCCGGCGAGGAGATCGATGGGCTCGCGCCCCACGAGCGGGTCGATCGGGGGTTGAGTGTGAAGTTCCAGGTACCGAGCGTCTACGGGGCGTTCAGCACCCGCGAGAACCTCCGGCTCGCCCTCCAGCGTCGACGGTCGGGAGACGGTCTCGAGGAAGCGATCGACGAGTCGCTGGCCCGGTTCGATCTCGTCGAGGAAGCCGAGATGGACGCCAGCGCACTCTCCCACGGGCAGAAACAGCGCCTCGAGATCGCCATCGCCAGTGCGCTCGACCCCTCGCTCCTGTTGCTCGACGAACCGGTCGCGGGCCTCTCGGTCGAGGAGACCGACCGGATCGTCGAGCTGTTGATCGACCTCAACGAATCGCGGGGAATCGCCCTGCTCGTGATCGAACACGACATGGCGTTCGTGCGCGCGCTCGCCGAGCGCGTGACGGTCCTCCACCAGGGGGCGATCCTCACCGAGGGCGAGATGGAATCGGTCGCGAACGATCCGACGGTCCGGGAGGTCTATCTCGGGGAGGAGGTCTGA
- a CDS encoding urea ABC transporter substrate-binding protein: MTTSNPLSTGRSSTRRAFLAAGAAGIAATAGCTGSAEPSEDVVRIGVLEDRSGGFALNGTSKWQTSVLAIEELNESGGILGKEIELFDPDPQSDNQRYQELTRRLIQREKVDALWAGYSSAARETIRPLINQYEQLYFYTTQYEGGVCDSTIFPVGATARQQLGAVVPHLIEEYGPRIYTIAADYNFGQISGDWVRILAEENGGEVIGEEFIPLDVSQFGSTINRIQEADPDFVMSMLVGQNHTSFYNQRASAGLDIPIGSSTTMAQGYEHRRLNPPALADMYVGVNYMEEVDTEASNAFVERFYDRWPDAPYLNQEAQNNYFSIHMYAEAAERAGTTDQEAVIEELEKGVEIEAPEGTIELDGDTHHMNHHMRIGHADSNHDLSFGNEQYIGAGFLQEVGCSLPDDPETTQYLPAEVYDL, from the coding sequence ATGACGACGAGTAATCCGCTCTCAACTGGTCGTTCGTCGACCCGTCGAGCCTTTCTCGCGGCGGGAGCGGCGGGGATCGCCGCGACGGCGGGCTGCACTGGCAGCGCCGAGCCGAGCGAGGACGTCGTCAGGATCGGAGTATTGGAGGACCGATCGGGGGGATTCGCGCTCAACGGCACCTCGAAGTGGCAGACGAGCGTGTTGGCGATCGAGGAGCTAAACGAGTCGGGCGGTATCCTCGGCAAGGAGATCGAGCTGTTCGATCCCGACCCGCAGTCGGACAACCAGCGCTATCAGGAGCTGACTCGACGGCTGATCCAGCGCGAGAAGGTCGACGCGCTGTGGGCGGGCTATTCGAGTGCCGCCCGCGAGACGATCCGGCCGCTGATCAATCAGTACGAGCAGCTGTATTTTTACACCACCCAGTACGAGGGCGGCGTGTGTGACAGTACGATCTTCCCGGTGGGCGCGACCGCCCGTCAGCAACTCGGTGCGGTCGTCCCTCATCTGATCGAGGAGTACGGCCCACGGATCTACACCATCGCCGCCGATTACAACTTCGGGCAGATCTCCGGGGACTGGGTGCGGATCCTCGCCGAGGAGAACGGTGGGGAAGTGATCGGCGAGGAGTTCATCCCGCTGGACGTCTCGCAGTTCGGCTCGACGATAAACAGGATCCAGGAGGCGGACCCGGACTTCGTGATGTCGATGCTGGTCGGCCAGAACCACACCTCGTTTTACAACCAGCGCGCCTCCGCCGGACTCGACATACCGATTGGGAGTTCGACGACGATGGCCCAGGGCTACGAGCATCGTCGGCTGAACCCGCCCGCACTCGCTGATATGTATGTTGGGGTCAACTACATGGAGGAGGTCGACACCGAGGCCAGCAACGCGTTCGTCGAGCGCTTTTACGACCGGTGGCCCGACGCGCCCTACCTCAACCAGGAGGCCCAGAACAACTACTTCTCGATCCACATGTACGCCGAGGCCGCAGAACGCGCCGGGACGACCGATCAGGAGGCGGTGATCGAGGAATTAGAAAAGGGCGTCGAGATTGAGGCCCCGGAAGGCACGATCGAACTCGACGGCGACACCCACCACATGAACCACCACATGCGAATCGGGCATGCCGACTCGAATCACGACCTGAGCTTCGGCAACGAGCAGTACATCGGCGCGGGCTTCCTCCAGGAAGTGGGCTGTTCGCTGCCCGACGACCCCGAGACGACCCAGTACCTCCCCGCGGAGGTCTACGACCTATGA
- a CDS encoding ABC transporter permease subunit, giving the protein MSLRTVLDGPNTRGTSDRFWAGFGLAVFALLGYPLVASTYAVANAALFLLYAILGLSLCVIWGYCGILSFGQVAFFGIGGYTFGIVGINLTGGIGPTLGLLAGIGVATLFAFVLGYFMFYGGVRDVYVTIMTLVVALVIHTFMGQTAGSEWAIGEAALGGFDGMTNIPNLAVGGVELIDTAFYYVVLLALLGTYLGLRALVNSDFGRAMVAVREDEERTELLGYDTKRIKLLVFTLGGTLAGLSGVLYASWGNYMNPAVFGITFAALPVVWVSVGGRDSLLGAIGATYAVEWFSQQLSITGNEYALVVVGGLLLVTILWLPEGVAPAVADWLGERTNRPAARGREEVAD; this is encoded by the coding sequence ATGAGTCTCAGAACTGTCCTCGACGGCCCCAACACCCGCGGGACCTCCGACCGATTCTGGGCGGGCTTCGGGCTCGCGGTGTTCGCGCTTCTTGGCTACCCGCTGGTGGCCTCGACGTACGCGGTCGCCAACGCCGCGCTGTTTCTCCTCTATGCGATTCTCGGCCTCAGCCTCTGTGTGATTTGGGGCTACTGCGGGATCCTCAGCTTCGGGCAGGTCGCCTTCTTCGGAATCGGGGGCTACACCTTCGGGATCGTCGGGATCAACCTCACGGGCGGGATCGGCCCGACGCTCGGCCTGCTCGCGGGTATCGGGGTCGCGACGCTGTTTGCGTTCGTGCTGGGTTATTTTATGTTCTACGGCGGGGTTCGGGACGTCTACGTGACGATCATGACGCTGGTCGTCGCGCTCGTGATCCACACGTTTATGGGCCAGACCGCCGGCAGCGAGTGGGCGATCGGCGAGGCCGCACTGGGCGGGTTCGACGGGATGACGAACATCCCCAACCTCGCGGTCGGCGGGGTCGAACTGATCGACACGGCCTTCTATTACGTGGTGCTTCTCGCGCTCCTCGGGACGTACCTCGGGCTGCGCGCGCTGGTCAACAGCGACTTCGGCCGGGCGATGGTCGCGGTCCGCGAGGACGAAGAGCGGACCGAACTGCTCGGCTACGATACGAAACGGATTAAACTGCTCGTGTTCACGCTCGGCGGCACGCTCGCGGGCCTCTCGGGCGTGCTGTACGCCTCCTGGGGCAACTACATGAACCCCGCCGTCTTCGGCATCACCTTCGCCGCCCTGCCGGTGGTGTGGGTCAGCGTCGGCGGCCGGGACTCGCTGCTGGGCGCGATCGGCGCGACCTACGCCGTCGAGTGGTTCTCCCAGCAGCTCTCGATCACCGGCAACGAGTACGCGCTGGTGGTCGTCGGCGGGCTGTTGCTGGTGACGATCCTCTGGCTGCCCGAGGGCGTCGCACCTGCCGTGGCCGACTGGCTCGGCGAGCGAACGAACCGTCCGGCCGCCCGCGGCCGCGAGGAGGTGGCCGACTGA